In the genome of Monodelphis domestica isolate mMonDom1 chromosome 2, mMonDom1.pri, whole genome shotgun sequence, one region contains:
- the LOC100022818 gene encoding olfactory receptor 14A2-like: protein MANLTLVTEFLLMGFSKSWELQVLHAILFLLIYLMSLMGNLVIFTLISLDEHLHSPMYFFLKNLSFLDLCFISTTLPKSITNSLSNSRSISFIGCVLQFFLVILFAASELFLLTVMSYDRYVAICQPLHYEVIMTRGLCVKMAAVSWFFGIVFGTLYSATTFTLPFCHSKIHQFFCDVPSLLRLSCSDVHIGVDVTLAMGVAYGILCFISITISYGPIFSTVLKIPTTEGRSKAFSTCIPHLIVLMVFITTSVIVYLKPSQQSDSILDVLLSMFYAVVPPTLNPVIYSLRNKDMKTSLRKLIARKHIP, encoded by the coding sequence ATGGCCAACCTCACTCTAGTGACTGAATTCCTCCTCATGGGCTTCTCCAAATCTTGGGAGCTGCAGGTCTTACATGCCATACTCTTCTTGCTGATCTACCTGATGTCTCTGATGGGCAACTTGGTCATCTTCACCCTCATATCTCTAGATGAACACCTTCACTCTCCCATGTACTTCTTCCTGAAGAACCTGTCCTTTTTAGATCTTTGCTTTATTTCTACCACACTCCCTAAATCTATCACAAACTCCCTGAGCAACAGTCGTTCTATCTCCTTCATAGGGTGTGTTTTACAGTTctttttagtaattttatttgcAGCATCTGAGTTGTTTCTCCTCACAGTGATGTCCTATGACCGCTATGTGGCCATCTGTCAGCCCCTGCACTATGAAGTCATCATGACCAGGGGACTTTGTGTGAAGATGGCAGCTGTTTCCTGGTTCTTTGGAATTGTGTTTGGAACTCTGTACTCAGCTACGACATTCACTTTGCCTTTCTGTCATTCCAAGATCCATCAGTTTTTTTGTGATGTCCCTTCATTACTTAGGCTCTCCTGCTCTGATGTACACATTGGCGTAGATGTGACTTTGGCTATGGGTGTTGCTTATGGGATTCTCTGCTTTATTTCCATAACTATCTCTTATGGGCCCATCTTCTCAACTGTGCTGAAGATTCCAACCACAGAGGGTCGCTCAAAAGCCTTCTCCACTTGCATCCCCCACCTAATTGTTCTCATGGTCTTTATCACAACCTCAGTCATAGTTTATCTAAAGCCATCTCAGCAATCTGATTCAATTCTAGATGTATTATTGTCTATGTTCTATGCAGTAGTTCCCCCAACCCTGAACCCTGTCATCTATAGCTTAAGAAACAAGGACATGAAGACTTCTCTGAGAAAGCTAATAGCCCGAAAACATATCCCATAG